Sequence from the Drosophila innubila isolate TH190305 chromosome 3L unlocalized genomic scaffold, UK_Dinn_1.0 0_D_3L, whole genome shotgun sequence genome:
TGGGGCTGCATTCAATGATGCTCAATTTATGCAGGTATGATTAGTATTTTGGatactcgtattcgtattatcatatagctttgtATTCTTGACAACTTGACAGAgagattataatttttagaacaAAGAGTTTCACAGCTCTCAGAGAGAATTGCCTGCGATTTGGATTTtattgtctttgtttttgggCGTTTTAGATCTTGAAAgcttatttttgcatttgtcaaaatacttttttggcAGTCCCAAATTAACTTTCAAGCCCATCGGATCGCGTCGCTTTCGTTGCAGCAGCTTTCAACGATCGAAACGATCACAAACCCAGATCAACATCCGAgactgttaaattttaagtggaTTTTAAAGATCAACATTCttatatatcatttatatatacagattAATAGAACATTCGattatttataatgaattCGCGTCGTCGTCCAAATCAACGCTTGTTTGTCAAGGTTTGTCAAtcatatttgtttactttgctGACTGCGGCTAATCGTAAATCCCGCCCAGCATCAGCTGTTCCTACTGCTCCTCACGCTGCTCCTGCCCGCTGGTGAAGGTCGTCCTGCAACCCCAGATGCTGCGGCACAGACAATCTACTATGAGAATCAGCCGCCGAATGCTTccggaaaatataaatttgagttTCAGACCACCAATGGAATAACCACAAAGGCGGCGGGCAATGAAAATGGCGCTGTGGGCGTGGTACAGTATGTCTCAAAGGAAGGACTTCCCGTGACCTTTACATATGTGGCTGATGCCAACGGTTATCAACCCACTGGGGATTTTGCACCCACACATTTAAGCCGACTTCTGGATTATATACAAACGCATCCGAAGGTGGATGAGCTAAAATCGCGACGTTGGTAACGATAATCTGTTCATCTGACTTGAGATAatatctaattaaaataagaacaaaaaattctCGTGCTTATGTAGATAAATTGTCATTTAAATAACTGGCAATTGGGTGTCAGAATGTGAGATAAGAAGTCATTCGAACtggtattattattgttacacttcaaatctaaatttgtattaatcggttatttttattgcatttaaatgcaaatgaaattaaacgaaacataaacaagaacaacaaaagctgACAACGGGTCCGCTTTGATCGTGTACCAAAATCTATAACAacagtataaataaaattgaaactcaattaaatgcattattaatTCTATCAAATGCCAATGGAGGACAGCATCAAATCAAAAACTGAAGTTACTCTatcgcattttgttgtttgttatataTCAATTCGTATGAACtcttttttgtgcttttattCGTGAAtaaaccaaagaaaaaaatttaaaaacctgTCGTGCATCTGCAAGctcacaaattttaaaacgtgTCGACGAAGGGAATAAAAAAGAGAGACAACAAAAATCCGTTAAAAATCTAGCAGCTTTTGTGGAACAGAACATTATTAACAGATTGTTAATATGCCATATTAAATAACGATATTTATTATGTCATACTTCAaaacgatttaaaatttgctaatAATTGTTTCGTAACTATTGACCTTtgagaaatttaacaaatttttgattattttgaaaCTTCCGCGTTAAAGATTTTACTCGTGGTGAAAGGTTTCTCAACAATAGAACTTATTAGAAACTCTTTTAAGTGCTTCCTGTTTactatttacttttatatatttatcagtAAAATCTTCCACATTTTTTATCCTACGAAATAAGTTCTTCATAATCTTGATACCGTTCCTCTTCCGGAATAGTGCGCTAAACAGAATATAGAAACAATTAACACTTGGTGTCCCTCAATTCGTGCAGAATTCCggcagcaataaaaatatttgcagcatttgcaccgtctttaattaaatgttaaatttaaatgttcaacattaaaaataacatgAGCAATTAAAAGtagttattaattatatttaatcttGCGCCATAAagtgttttgtgttttctttgttttcgtAAAACAAAAGTTGTTGATAGGCGGACGAATATATGActgtcatgtgtgtgtgtgtgggttgaaACTAATATatgataaacaacaaataactgGCATTTATCGTTCATCTGtgacaaatatgtattttacatCTTTACTTTTCCTTTCGAATCATCAGAAATGGCAATCGTCAAccttgtgtgtgtggcttAGAACGACTTTCGAATGGAATTCAAAATTGATGCGactcatttgcatttgatcGCCTAATTGAGGCCGTTGCATAATATTGACCGAGTCTTTTAGTTGGAGATTATGTAACCAGACTAATAAACCAACAAGCCGTCAGATTTAGCTTTTAATGTCACCGACACATCGGCCCAACCAAAAGATCAGCAGaccaaaaaaaactaacaaaaagtTGCTGATGCAACTCATAATAAAGTAATCCCACTTAACCGCGTCCTTGGCtggaattaatttatatttatttatttaacatgtccaaattgaaattctgaatcaaatcaaaatctgAACTAAACGTTGACAGCTGCataaaatcaactaaaaacaaattagcTTGAGAATCAAATACGAAAATTcatgaattaaaatgtatatgaaaTGTGAATGCATTATTCATTCGAAATCTCTTTTGAGTGTATTTgcttcattttcaattaaaacgtTAATATATCTCGAACGGACAGCTGGAAGCGTCTAAAATGACACTCACGTGACAATGCACTCTATTTATAAGAAACAGAACTTatcatttcaaatttggaatttatttcataattcgCAATTAAAATACCTTAAGAGGTTGTTGGCCTAATCGGATTTAGCTGTTTAATTAAgcgttatttataaacaaagccAAATATAAATAGAGACATTAAAGCCCCTTTAGTTAACTAAttatcatattaaatattttgctaagATACAACTTAATTTCTTTCCAGTTATTTGAACTCTGAAATAAATCAGTAATGTTATTACAActcacattttaattatatagtatttttGTGGCGGATTCATGTAAGCAACGACATTTTATCTACATCgacatgcaaataaaattccGAACACACaaccaaatacaacaaatataaaacaagatttacttaagtttttttcctcttttttttttttttgtttttcgcaCAATCGCATATCTTTACATTTGCCATACAATACATTTCAAatcatgtgtatgtgtatgtggctgtgtgtgtgtgtgtatcttagTGTGTGTTACGGGTGAGTGTAGCgttgattataattaaaacattgaGCTTGAGCTTGGCTTCGGCTCAAATGTCTGTATTATGGATGTTTGATGAGATGAAATTTGGTTTCTTTAGGAAGCTAATAGAATTtatgtttacaatttattatatttgttttttgtttgtttttcctttcattttatttagtgttaattttataattgttgttgtatgtttaATTGTAATTCAAGCATCTGTTTATAATCATCTATGAactctttttgtttgtttttttttttttacattttttaaatttaattcttttgctttgtttttttactaTGCTAAAACTAAACCTAACATATTTGCCAAGTCCAGCATTGAATACACtgccaaaaacaattgcaagtCCTGATGCCTGGCCAAAAGTGGATCTTTGGCTGCAATTGTAAAGTGGTTCATCGATCTTCGATTACGATTTGTTGTCAACTGGagtgttaatatatatactaaatgtatgtgtgtgtgtgtgtgtgtttgtgggtgtgtgtatataaaatgcggatgtgtgtgtctgtctgtctgtgtgtgtgtgtgtgttgtgcagAGAGTTTTTCAGAGCTTTGAAGCAGCTACTGTTTGGTCTAAATCTGTTAAAACCTTGaaagaaatacaattaataaatgttgctTCAGTTGAGGATTTGCATTTAGAGACTCACCAGTCCTCATCGTATGCCAGTATGGTGTAGTGTTCACGGCCACGCCCCTGGAGCCAATCCTAGTTTGCTTTCGTCTCGGCGAATTCTTCGAGCGCAAAGAATCCGGCAGTGCCACCACTGCTACTGCTGGCCGTACTTGTGGTAACCGCTGTGGCCGCTGCGGTTGTAACTGTGGCAGCTTCACTCGTTTGTGCCTCCTCGGCAGCTTCTTCGGCAGCTTGCGCTgctgcctccttctcctcgGCATTGGCTTGTGCCGCTTCCAGCACTTGTTGCTGCACCTGCACAATCGGCTGGCCATCTTCCGTGTAGGATACTGACACTGGTATGCGTGTTCCGTCCTCGCTAATGACATGCGGTCCCTCTTCGCCGTCCTGGCCCTGTTGGATGATGATCTGACCCTCGGAATTGAGCAGCGAGGCATCGATCAGCTGCTGTTCATTGTTATCGCCATGGACGAGCACCATCTGGCCACTGCCATCGGTCATCATTTGGAGTGTCTCGCCCTCAAGTCCCTCACCCGACTGCAGCACACCGACActctgcagcagctgctggatTTGCTCTGGATCCTGCACAATGATCTGATTGCCATCGGCATCGGTCAAGATGTGATTATCGAGCTGCAACAGATGTCCGTTCTCATTGACAATAAACTTGATTTGCCCGCCATCAACTTGAGCCTGCATGGCCTCGTCCAGCTCCATGGCCACTTGTTGTTCACCGCCAGCTGCTTCGGATGCTTCTCCCTCTccggcggctgctgctgcggcttcGGCTTCAGCAGCTTCCTCAGCTGCAGCGGATTCAGCTGCTTGCTCAGCTGTTGTCTCTTCGGTCTCGTTTTTCACCTCCTCAGCTTCGGTTTCGGCAGCTTCTTCGGCCGCCTTCTTGGCCTTCTGCTTGGCCGCTGCTTGCTCTGTCTTGGAGTTGGCCTTATCGCCTGTCTTGCTGCTGGCTGCATTGCCATCAGTAGTGTCTGCTGCATTGGCGGCAGCTGCCTCATTGTCATCATCCAAACTGGGCATGGACACAGGCGCCGCATTCGACTTGCTGTTTCTGGCTTCTCCTGATTTGTTGTCATTGCTGCCTTGGGATTGCGATTCCTCCTCCTCGGCCTGGTCCAATACTGGCATGTCAATGCTAACCGATACGGGTGCTTGGGAATTCGGTGAATTCTTGTCGACCTGGTCGCCAGTGGCATCAACTTGTGGTATGGTGATGTTGAAGGTGATGCCGCCACTGCCCTCCTGTGTGATGACCATTTCATTCTTCTTCTCGCCGCTGTCGTTCTTCTCCGAATGCAATTTCTCGAAGAGACTCTCAATGTCCGCCTCGGCGTTCTGCTCGTTGGACTCTTCCTTCATGGCCACACCAGAATCGCCAGGCTCGTCGCTGAGCAGCGCTGTGGCTGCAGAATTGAGTGCTGTGGTTCCACCACTTCCTCCAGCTGCTCCAGCGCTCTTCTTGTCGCGCCTGTGCGTCTCCATGTGGTGATTGTAGTACGTCTCCTGTATGAAAGTCAGCGAGCAGATGCTGCACGAGAAGAAGCGTATGTTATTCTCGGCCTCAGCAGCAGAGGTCACCACAGTGCTACCCGTCTGGGCCGGCACACTGTCACTGAGTGCCTCGTCAATGGTCTCCTGCAGCAGCTTCTGTGTGTTCATGTTCTGaccgccaccgccgccagTTGTCAGCTTCTCGGTTTGATGCAGCTCGGCGTGCTTCACAAGCAGTTCACGTTTGGGGAAACTCATGGCGCACTGGCCGCACTTGAAGTAGTTGTTCTGATGCTGCTTGGCGTGCACAGTGGCCGCCTCGCGTGTCTCAAAGCGCTGCGAGCAGAGGCGACACTTGAATGGCTTCGGCTTGTTGGTGACATGCTTGCGCATGTGCTCATCAAAGACTCCCTTGTCCGTCGACTTGAATTGACAGTGATTGCATGTATACAATGCCGAGCCAGTGACGCTAATGGACTCGGTGACACCACCGCCAGCggaggcggcggcggcagcagcttgTGCTGCGGCTGTAGCCGGTGCAGCGG
This genomic interval carries:
- the LOC117788147 gene encoding pupal cuticle protein Edg-78E — translated: MNSRRRPNQRLFVKHQLFLLLLTLLLPAGEGRPATPDAAAQTIYYENQPPNASGKYKFEFQTTNGITTKAAGNENGAVGVVQYVSKEGLPVTFTYVADANGYQPTGDFAPTHLSRLLDYIQTHPKVDELKSRRW
- the LOC117787211 gene encoding uncharacterized protein LOC117787211 — protein: MNSQLNPSTYRKFNNLLSSGAVTVTGPGQPRILKTTRLGTPGGGSQNVSASSQQQQQNTMDTDNGVRCYICDELLLANQTQTSLTEMCTTHTSTKFPNKLAQLVGEAFLVIVCKEDFVCSRCTNLVNYYDRLENDVERVKSNLLNLLNKKYGINEDSGGSHADAASPPLKMQKMASNAANRSLEETAGGDVRQRKLVQQSTTVSQQLKVASPQGAAVAGTQTQVQRKATKIYKCTSCDYKTSDMRLFNTHYETCKQQTFQCKTCRKIFPHFGAMKNHMVRDHNTAMDNTCAMCHINFVNENSLRKHMETNHATNVLVTSTTTIPAAAAPATAAAQAAAAAASAGGGVTESISVTGSALYTCNHCQFKSTDKGVFDEHMRKHVTNKPKPFKCRLCSQRFETREAATVHAKQHQNNYFKCGQCAMSFPKRELLVKHAELHQTEKLTTGGGGGQNMNTQKLLQETIDEALSDSVPAQTGSTVVTSAAEAENNIRFFSCSICSLTFIQETYYNHHMETHRRDKKSAGAAGGSGGTTALNSAATALLSDEPGDSGVAMKEESNEQNAEADIESLFEKLHSEKNDSGEKKNEMVITQEGSGGITFNITIPQVDATGDQVDKNSPNSQAPVSVSIDMPVLDQAEEEESQSQGSNDNKSGEARNSKSNAAPVSMPSLDDDNEAAAANAADTTDGNAASSKTGDKANSKTEQAAAKQKAKKAAEEAAETEAEEVKNETEETTAEQAAESAAAEEAAEAEAAAAAAGEGEASEAAGGEQQVAMELDEAMQAQVDGGQIKFIVNENGHLLQLDNHILTDADGNQIIVQDPEQIQQLLQSVGVLQSGEGLEGETLQMMTDGSGQMVLVHGDNNEQQLIDASLLNSEGQIIIQQGQDGEEGPHVISEDGTRIPVSVSYTEDGQPIVQVQQQVLEAAQANAEEKEAAAQAAEEAAEEAQTSEAATVTTAAATAVTTSTASSSSGGTAGFFALEEFAETKAN